A region of the Candidatus Methanoperedens sp. genome:
CCGGAGGCTCAGCCTCCCACAGTAAGTACGCGCCCGCAGGTGGATTCGGGCAGAACCCATTGGGGGCGTGCTTGGTGCGGCGCTCGTCACCGAACATATTAAACAATTATGTTCAAATGCAGTTACGTTATTAGGGGTTTCTGAGGATTCCTAAGCGCGTCCGCGCTTGCCTTGGTTAATATAGAATAAAGCCAAATGAAACGGTAGGCTTGGCTAAATATAAACTAACTACAATCTGTCATAACTTCGTATTTTAAAAAATGTGTAAACAAAAATTCATTAGCAATTTTTCAATAGAAATAGAAAATCGTAATTTAAAAATCAAAACTTTTAAATGATGACGAAAAAATGCCAATCAATTCGGCTATCGGTATAGTCTGGAAAAATTTTCTTGCAAGACCATTTTCATTAGAAATTGCTAATCTAGCTTCTTGTGGCAGATTAATAAAATTAATCGTCCATTTTGTTAAACCTTTCATTTTAGGTGATACTATTAAATATGATTGATCTTGGTTGAGTTGATATTCCTTGATAAAATATTCTTTCTCTTCAATAATTTCTGCAATAGTATCAAAATCGAAGTTCCCATTGAACGTATATTCTACTGAATTCCATTTCAATTGATTTTGAGTATCAAGTGAGTTAAATAAATCCATGATGACAGGTGTAAATAAATCATTGGTGATTGTCAATTTAAATTCATTTTCAAAAGGACTTTTCGATTCAATTACAAATTTTCCAAATGGCATATAGTATTCCCCATTTTCTTTTATTTTAATCTGGCTGGGTTTATAATATTTAATCAGAATTGTAAATAGGCTACTAATGAATTTTTCCTTATTTTTAATTGCTTTCTCTTTTCTCTCTCCTTTGGGCACTTCTTCATAATGTCCAGTAGGGTTATCGAAGTCGTCATAGATATCTATCCATCGTGGTGAGAAAAATTTTGATGCTAATGCTATACTTTGTGCACTCCTTTCAGTAATACTGATTTCAGATTCTTTAGAAAGAGGGTCTGAAATTTCAGGATTATTAATTCTAAATTTCAATGTGCCAACTAATTCCATCTGCATATTTGGAGTCTGAAATTTATTATTTTTAATTGCCCAGCTTGAAACGTTTTTAGTAACATATGTGCTTAAATCTTCGATTGTAATTATTGAATCGCCATCTGAATCAGCATTCCCTTTTAAGCCCTCGATTAAATAATAACTGAAAACACTCATAAATTTATCATCGATAAAATACGACTGTTCATCACTTTTACATGATGCAAATACGACCCATCCTTCTGATAGATCGGAAAACAATGAATTCTCAAAATTCTTACTCATTTCAGAAAATCTTTTCCCAGTTCCGATGCCAGAATGACAACTATCAATTATTAACATTTTTCTTTTTGCTCTACTATTATTCAATTCCTCTTTTATTCTTGGAATGGAAATAGAAGTATCTGAAGGAAAATTAATGTCGGTTTCAAAAGTGGCTAAATATCCAATTTTACCATCAGAAAAACCATGTCCTGAGAAATAAAAAATAATTGTGTCTTCTGATTCTGCTATTCTGCTTATATATCTTACTTTTTTTAAGATATCCAATTTATGTACTTCTTGAGTGCTATCATTTCCAAGTATGTTAATATTGGTATCTTCCATTCCAAAATGTGTATTGAAAAGTTCTTTCATAGCTGCACAATCATTTGAGGTAAATGGTAAACTTAATATATCTTCAGATTTATAGTTTGGAACAGCAAAAATACCTGCAATATAATTTCCCATTTTATCACTTCACAGTTTCCAATATATTTATGATGTTTGTTCGTCTTTAGGGTATATAAAATGATTCTTGAATTTGTAAACAAAATTAATATTTGTCTTTGATATAAAAGTAACTTCAATTAGCTATAACCCCTTATTAAATTATATATTTTGGGTTGTTTTTATACAATCAAGTAGGAAGTGTTGTACATTTGACCTTAACCACCAAAACGATTCGAAACCCATAAGAAAAACATAAATACCCTTCATACAAATTATAAAAGTAGTAAAGGTGGCAAACTCATGGACAAACTATATGAACAATCAGAAACGGGCTGCTGCCCGAGATTCGATCCCGGGCCATGGGAGGATAAGGAGATAAAATTGCAGGATAAGCTGTTCCTCAAGGATCAGGTGAGGAGTTTTTTGCATATCCCGTTAAATTTCGATAAAATAATGGTAAAAAACATGGCCAAGATAGAGGCCGCAGGTGCCCTTTCACCTGAACCCCTCCTGCTCTCCGATGAAAAATCAATGTGGGGATCTGATGTCTATATTGCCGTTAGCAAAGAAGTGCCGGGAGCGCGGATGGAAAAGATATCAGGGACTTTTCTTTCGAAAGTTTTTGAAGGGCCGTATAAGAATATGGGCAAATGGGCAAAAGAAATGCAAGGGCATGTGAAATCAAAAGGCAAAGAACTCAAAAAGATGTACTTTTTCTATACCACATGCCCGAAATGTGCGAAATATTATGGGAAGAATTATACAGTCATCCTGGCTCAGGTTTGATGCTTCAGGTAGCTTTATAAACTTTTAATTTCAGCACCATGTTGTTCTTTCATATGACTGAATATAGAGCTCATCATTTCAAATTCTTTCCTGCAGAAAGTGCACACGAAAACTCGTGGATAGTGTTCTTTAGTACCCTCATTGTTCATCATTTCACATCTCCTTTAGACCTTTTCATCATAGTTATGATGAAATAAGTACCTAAGAGTATCTTGTATTTAATAAAGCTGGCGGTCGGATGTGAAAAATATATTGAAGTTGGCTCAAGTTTGAAGCTTCATTTCACCAGTACCTTCAATTTTTT
Encoded here:
- a CDS encoding caspase family protein, which codes for MGNYIAGIFAVPNYKSEDILSLPFTSNDCAAMKELFNTHFGMEDTNINILGNDSTQEVHKLDILKKVRYISRIAESEDTIIFYFSGHGFSDGKIGYLATFETDINFPSDTSISIPRIKEELNNSRAKRKMLIIDSCHSGIGTGKRFSEMSKNFENSLFSDLSEGWVVFASCKSDEQSYFIDDKFMSVFSYYLIEGLKGNADSDGDSIITIEDLSTYVTKNVSSWAIKNNKFQTPNMQMELVGTLKFRINNPEISDPLSKESEISITERSAQSIALASKFFSPRWIDIYDDFDNPTGHYEEVPKGERKEKAIKNKEKFISSLFTILIKYYKPSQIKIKENGEYYMPFGKFVIESKSPFENEFKLTITNDLFTPVIMDLFNSLDTQNQLKWNSVEYTFNGNFDFDTIAEIIEEKEYFIKEYQLNQDQSYLIVSPKMKGLTKWTINFINLPQEARLAISNENGLARKFFQTIPIAELIGIFSSSFKSFDF